From the genome of Abditibacteriaceae bacterium, one region includes:
- the dprA gene encoding DNA-processing protein DprA, with amino-acid sequence MAFIPTSNFEREAWLRLAFVALPASRVEAALARWQTPEALLGAALTGDEQLLQTTGITPNTVERLREAAEKDLTKTFAAMEQKNIRLLLREDADYPAAIKGIPSPPPYLFVRGEILPQDEVAIAIVGTRHATEYGRGVAEKFAAEFAARGVTVVSGLARGIDTAAHRGALDSGGRTFAVCGCGLDIVYPADNRKLMEDVEAGGAALSEFAPTVSPQNWHFPARNRIISGLCAGVVVVEAGERSGALITSDFAMEQGREVFAVPGNIHKVQSRGPHRLIKEGATLVESAADVLEALNNRALPFESDVAKQSARARTERAGPILPRADLSADENRVWVQLETEAQHVDKIAASAQMGAAQVNGTLVLLELKGLARRLPGGLFAKNS; translated from the coding sequence ATGGCATTTATTCCTACCTCCAATTTCGAGCGCGAAGCGTGGCTGCGTCTTGCGTTTGTTGCCCTTCCCGCCTCGCGTGTTGAAGCGGCGCTCGCGCGCTGGCAAACACCCGAAGCTCTACTCGGCGCGGCCCTCACGGGCGATGAACAATTACTGCAAACCACAGGAATCACGCCTAATACAGTTGAGCGATTGCGTGAAGCAGCAGAAAAGGATTTGACGAAAACCTTCGCGGCGATGGAGCAAAAGAACATTCGTTTGCTCTTGCGCGAAGATGCTGATTATCCTGCAGCAATCAAAGGCATTCCTTCGCCGCCGCCTTATTTATTCGTGCGTGGCGAAATCCTGCCGCAGGATGAAGTCGCTATTGCCATTGTCGGCACGCGGCACGCGACCGAATACGGGCGCGGCGTCGCCGAGAAATTTGCCGCCGAATTCGCCGCTCGCGGCGTGACGGTTGTTTCGGGCCTTGCGCGCGGCATCGACACGGCGGCGCATCGTGGCGCGCTCGATTCCGGTGGCCGCACTTTCGCGGTTTGCGGCTGCGGTCTGGACATCGTTTATCCCGCCGACAACCGTAAATTGATGGAAGATGTCGAAGCGGGCGGCGCAGCACTTTCCGAGTTCGCACCAACTGTTTCACCACAAAACTGGCATTTTCCAGCGCGAAACCGCATAATTTCGGGGCTGTGCGCGGGAGTTGTCGTTGTTGAAGCGGGCGAACGCAGCGGCGCTCTGATAACGTCGGACTTCGCAATGGAGCAAGGGCGCGAAGTATTTGCCGTTCCAGGCAACATTCATAAAGTGCAGTCGCGCGGGCCGCATCGTTTGATAAAAGAAGGAGCAACGCTCGTCGAAAGCGCCGCCGATGTGTTGGAAGCGCTCAACAATCGGGCGCTGCCATTTGAAAGCGACGTGGCGAAGCAAAGCGCGCGGGCGAGAACCGAACGCGCGGGGCCAATTTTACCGCGCGCCGATTTGTCGGCCGATGAAAATCGGGTGTGGGTTCAACTGGAAACCGAGGCGCAGCACGTCGACAAAATTGCGGCGAGTGCACAAATGGGAGCCGCACAGGTCAATGGAACGTTAGTTCTGCTCGAACTCAAAGGGCTTGCGCGTCGTTTGCCCGGCGGGTTGTTTGCCAAAAATAGTTGA